AGAAACAACAACATTTCATTTCACTAAAACTAGTATCAAATTCTAAACAGAACACCAGTTCAAATCAGCTAGTAAAACTGCTATTGAACCAAAGCAATGCATGAATTATTAGCAAAAAAGCTGCCAACCAAGTTGaaataatcaacaaacaaacactTCCAGGTTAAAAACTTACTTCTGGTTTGAGGAGTGCCTGTAATAACCCATGTGTTGGCAACAATAGAGGCTTGGACTTTAGGGTTAACAAACTGAATAACCAAATCATCCTTAAAGATGTTCACTTCTTCAATAGCTGGAATTGCATTAACCCCAATTCTCTTCAAGGTGCTTTGCAACTTCTTGTCATCAGTTGTTGATGACTTGTGCACTGCCTTCTTCTTTCTACACGAaagagccaaaaaaaaaaaattcatcaaccaAAAACACCCAGAttctaaaaaatccaaaaagataACACCTTCACGCACCAATTCTAACACAAACAAGCAAAAGAAGAGAaacccatgattttttttgacaaatgaAAGAGCCCAagatttcaaaaacacaaaaaataaagccaTTCAACAAATAAGAATCCAATACTACCACACATGAGCCAAACCCCCTAAACTTCAGAgcttcaaaaacacaaaaaagatgGAATCTTTACGAGTTCTACAGTAATATAGTACCTTCTCATGGTTCCCTTGCCACCAGTTCGAACAGAACCAGCCATCTTCATGAGCTTCTCTCTATTCATCTGTATATACTTCGCAACAAAGTTAGTGTCTTTGACAAAACCCTACAAGCATTTGCCACTAAACCCTAGTTTCTCAtcaaaagaaatgaaacaaaGAAGTGAACTTGTTATGAAATTAGAAGTTAAGTAACAGTAGCAAGTACCTTGtgatattaaattttcttgaaGAGATAGAAGAGAAGGGCAGATGTGATGAGCAGTACCAGTGAGCAgagctaaaaattaaaagcGAAGCCAGGGAGAAATTGGGGTTAGCTTGATGACAAGGGTTTTGTTATGCACTCCAATGTATAATTACTGTGTTACCctccttcccttttcttctttcatttttatttcgagaggaaattatttttttacataattacaTTTGTCTTTATAATTTGAAAGATTATACTTTACACtctataatttgatatttaaataatactttgtttttataatttaaaaaaatacatttttttttcatgtagttTGATATCTAAATaacactttaattttataattttatatatttttttaaaaaacaaaatcaatcaaaatattatgatatttttttcagtcCCGGAGAGGGTGTGTGCATGTTcagaagaaaaggcaaaaaaaattttaaagaattttttagctgtttagaagtgtggttgcggttattttttaaagtgttttttatttataaatacatcaaaatgatatattttttttatttttaaaaaattatttttgataccaacgcatcaaaataatttaaaaatattaaattaaaataaaaaatataaaaatattttaatttttttcaaaaacagttTTAAAACACAAGAGAAAAATTCTTAACAATTTTTCCCGCTATccaagcacataaaaaaaaggagtacTTTCTTTGAGTTATCGACCAGTCTTCCTTACCTTATCTCTTTATCGTGATTTCATCTCCCTCTTTTTTATCCGCTATGCAAAACCTTCATCTCACTGTccaccaataatattttattatatttttgttttaggattttttaatcattttaaaaaaataatgataattttataaatatttaaataatttttattaattattttttaaaataaaatgttattcaGGTTTCAAACTACAAaagataaaatgtaatttttcaaattataaaaacaaagtgttaTTCATGTATCAAATTACAAAATGCAAAgagtaaaattttaaactatagagataaaatataattcgCACCAAATCATAggattttatatgtaatttctccttatttttacctttataattttaatttttatatttttaaatgaaagtttATCTcttaataatgttaaataattcgAGTATTGTAATGAATTGCTTATTtgcgatgattttttttttcaaaataatttttaaattatattttatatatataaaaatattttttttatgtaatggCTTGAACTTTTCATGCAATCTTTAACTTATTTATAGGATCATTTATCCCATTTCAGACCTTAAATTATACTTCACCTTATCTCTGTTCACCAGCTACATTTATTTCTTTCAAGtactcctatatatatatttcatctcAAGTATTCAATATCATTTAAAGGGAGATGAGTTCTGTGGCAGGTTATTCCACAACAGATGTCAAGTGAAAGTTGGAGGAGTAGCGTTCTCTTTCTTTTGAACAGTTTTATTTTCTGTGCCAATCTCTCATGGGGTGATATGATGACATAAATTCACAGGTCTTATTTACTACTTGTCTTCAAGACTTGTAGCCGAAGTTGCTCTTCACATTTTATGAATCAATCCGTCATGGAGCAGACACCACGGAGGAAGAAGTAGAAGTGGACCTGTCCCCATGGACCCTTTCAACAGATTCAACAAAGTATCGTCTGGTTGGCTGCGTGCTGTGCTCCCGTGAACCCAAGCTTTTGAGCAAAACAACTATTTCGGACATTGGTGGCCTTAAAGCTGGTGATGATTGAGTGCATATTAAAGCAATCTCGAtgattttctttgcattttctgCTTCAGATTCTTTGGGGTCTAAGCTTTCATCCACCAATTCAAGGTTTGTGCCATCCTCATAAGCTACCATTCTCTAACAGATAAGCATAAAAGTTTCGAGTTCACAGGTGGAACTTGTCACTCATGCCTGATAACTGCATGCATGAGTCATGTAAACTTCTTTTAACAGCGGCTGTGATGCAGCGAActtcattttgaaaatataatatatatatatatatatatatatatatatatagtgtctTAGTTAAGGTTCTAGCCTTGCGGGACTCGCCTTCTTGAAGAGGTATTCAGCACCAGGACCAGCTATCATCTCACTGCTCTTTCTGCTACTCGCGATTTCAAGGAGGGTTGTTTGTAGATACAGTGTGttggattttgatttataattgtatccactttaatttttaattttttataaaatataactttaatattttttttaaaactcgagCAGGTTGGATTGGGTTGGGATAAATTTTTGTGAATAGTACAGATATTTGTAGgtgaatatattaatttttttattctttgacgattttaaaaaagaaaatgagttacAACAGTCGAAACTAGATAAAACCTCTAaaatgtatatattaaaaacaacataaaaatatcaaaattttcatataacaccaaaacaaaataaaaatcattgtcaaatattttatcaaatagttagaatataatattatacaaaaagacaaacaagaacaaaaagactataaaatacttttatgttTGTGATttgactaagaaaataaaaattcaatatgaattcttgaaattttcattttttttctcatggttTATTGGTTATCAAGTAGAAAAGATTAGAATTGTAAAATACATCATCACTTCATcatattaaacttaaaaaataacaactttaATTTATGTGAAACTTAGGAACAGAGAGAATGGAAAAAGATAAAGGTAGTGTTTGGtatattgaaaatattgatTAGACTAAAACTATATAGAATTAGACTGGACAAATAATTGTCTTGTCATGTATTTGGTGCGCTTTGgactaaatcaaacaatttatcttattatcttattttgtgTTTGGTTGATATTAAATGGGACTCAGCCGACTTGAGGTCTAGACTGGtttagttttttagaaaaataaaggaatgaCTGATTCAACCTGACTTGGTCAAAAAACCAGGTCGACCTACGACTTGGTTGACCCGTGATAAAACACAAGTAAAAgatctattgatttttttttaaaaaaaattattggtcaaaatgaggttgatttttgtttaacttggattaactcgagttgactctcACGGCCCGTGACTCAAGCTTTTTCCCAAGTCGACCCcgagttaaattttaaaactatgataa
The DNA window shown above is from Populus trichocarpa isolate Nisqually-1 chromosome 4, P.trichocarpa_v4.1, whole genome shotgun sequence and carries:
- the LOC7487429 gene encoding nascent polypeptide-associated complex subunit beta encodes the protein MNREKLMKMAGSVRTGGKGTMRRKKKAVHKSSTTDDKKLQSTLKRIGVNAIPAIEEVNIFKDDLVIQFVNPKVQASIVANTWVITGTPQTRKLQDILPGIINQLGPDNLDNLRKLAEQFQKEVPSGDAGAAQEDDDDVPELVGGETFEAAAEEGQK